The stretch of DNA CTGAAACAAGAAAATAAGGACAAGGAGCATTACAAAGATATGAACAAGCAAATACAAAGATGAGTTTTGAGAAATTGTATGGGATAATATCAATGTGTTTGGTTATTAATATCTGACAGAGGTATATTTTTCACTGCAAATTCTATGTTTGTTGGCTTGATGAAGTTCTACCACatgtgtttatttaatttaattgtttatgacttgtgagatatttcaaaatataaaaatagtgtatatgagatatttcaaaatgataaaatatagtGTATTatgtaaaacataataaaataatatggcATTTTCAGAAACTGATGAAAgttgaatttaaaataatgattaCGTAGGATATGTAAAACGAGGTGAAAATATATTCaaacgagaagagaataaaaaCTAGATAacaatatttgattttattttggggagAAAATGAATCCAAACAAAGGGATAATCTTATAGGCTTACCTCAAGCCTTCAATTGGTTCCCACGTATCTTCATCTGAATCATACCCCTTCCAACGTACCTTCAAAATTGGATGAAGAAGTATGACTACAATCTATTCGACAAACCACAAGATAGTGTAAAGAAACCCAAAAAAAGTGAAGAAAAAACAAAAGACAGTTCACAATTATGGATTTTGTCCTCCTTGATTTGTCTCATATAGTTCAGATGTACTAAATATTATTCATCAGTACCTTCAAGTGTAGCCCGCATTTTCCGTTTTCACTAGGATCACCATAACAAATATCAACCAAATTGGAGACTTCATATTCGTCCGAAGATACTTCTTCATCACATTGATTACCATTACCCTCAGCTTCAACAAGTTCATCTAGTTCGCATTTCAGTTTCCTTTCTATATCACAAACGTACTGTTTACATAACAGCTCCCATCTCCTCAATAGCTCGAGAAAATTGTCAGTGGATTCATTCCTAACCTGTAAAAGTGTAATGTTAATTCAGATTTGATGTGCCTTTAGCTAGTTCAACAGAACAAGCTCCATAACGTGGAATAGTACAGTGTAATTAACACACCTGTGTTTCTGGATGGTTAAGTTTCAAACTATCACATGCTGATTCATTGCTGTCAACTGCCCATTTCTAAAAAATCAAGGAAAAAACTACTAAAATTTATACAGTGAACTGAAAAAAACAGAATAATGTTATAAGGTACATAGTACGATGGAAGTCTATCCAATATTCACCGTCACAAGATTAACACCAGAAAGCTTTGCACCAACACATAGACCAGTTGACATTCCACCACATCCAGAGTATAGATCGAGCAATGCTAATTGTGGTTTAGAAGATTGAAAACTGGGCAAAACCTCAAAGGGTGTCAGTGTAATTGGTTTGTCATCAAGGCATGTGCTTCTCAATGAGCATGAATCATGGTTCTCCGTTTCTGAATTGCAGATTGATacgtaataattaaataattgaagaggtacatataataaattttggCCTAGATAGTTCGAAGATAGCTTCTATTCTGAGAATGTAGAAATAAACACAATCTTAACAAAACTACTAACCAGTAACCAGATTACGGAACGATGAATAGTCCACACAGTACTCCATATCATAATAAAAGGCAGCCGATCGAATGGGATTTGATTTTAGGCATTGCTGAGGGATAGAAAGACAGCAGGTCATCAAAGAGTAGAAGATGCATGATCAACCAAAATTATAAAGGATAAAAAACAAAACATACAGGAAGTGCGAGAAGACAGAAAGTGGAAAGGAAAAAAGGCGATTTTCGACTCCTAAAAGTGAAACATACCGTAGGTGGTATTTTTACGACATTGACCTTTGAAATAATACAATCTAATATGTTGTCATTCATTACGGTGGAATAGAATAAACGCCTCTTGTCATGCGACGACGAAGCATTTTTCAGGACCTGACGAGcagaaatatataaatattataaaaatgaaaCCTGCGTTGCACAAAAAAGAATCACAGATAACATTATCCCAACCACCAACCGTATCTTCTGCCCTGTAAAACCATTGTACCCTAAAGTATTCTTCTCCCTCTGTCGTTTTGAAAAATTCCAAGATCCTGCCGACATGTTTTTTTTCTCCCTCGCCCTGAAGAAGTTTCTAGGACGTCAATCTTGCAATGTTAAAGCAGTCATGCATTTAGTAATGTTATAGGAGACTCATGTTTAAAGCTGGGACTTGTAACAATGACCAAAATCACCAATGATTACAACCAAGAAGCTTCTAGTGGAATACAACCGTAGTCTAGATATTCAGACAATTCCAGCAATTTAAAAAAAGgataaaaaaatgtatatacAGAATAATGAAGCTtggatgatattattattagagaagtatttaaataaattacctTTACATATACACAATCTCCAATGTTTAGGATAGTGCTACCGACTTTGGCCTGCGCGTAATGGCAATCCACGTTCAATATAATTTCATCTTCTTCACCGGAACTATAGACAATTAAGAAGAATATTAGTAAAATGCAAAGCCAAATTGCAAAATGTGAAACATGGAGGATTAGGGTCACAACATGTTACCACCAGAAGTTCTTAAGGTTCACTCACTTTAATTTCCAACCTTCTCGACCTCTTTGCTGGCTCTGCAAAGTCCAAAATCTATCAAAGTCAGAGATGGTAACATAAATTGCTACATATTCATAAGAGTCCAACACAGGCAACAAATGGATAAGAATTAGAAAATCGAAATCTCTGACAACctaaaattataataatgaCAATGAGGGGTGAAATCAAGTATCCATTAATAGCCTGAGGTGAGCcatttatttatctatttacTATTTATATGTTTAAGCTTCTTAAATAGAACGTTCACTTTCTTACCTTATTGTTCAGTTTTGTTCATTATACTTTGAGAGCTCACGAGTTTCTAATTTAATGTTATTTATGACACGGCTAGAGCCTAGAGCCTATGCCATCTTACTTTCTTCTCATGTGACCTATTATTCCATCTGAAATTACACCCCTCTGACATCATCAAATGAAGAATGGGAATGTTAGCCATCTGATTAAACCATGAGAAAAACAGGAAACATTGATATTGAAATCTTTCAAAAGCACTACACGATGCATTCAAATGTCAGAAGACTGACATTACTGTATATTCTGTTGGATTTCACATAGTGTATTTCACTTTGTATAAAATCTCCAGTATAACGTAAGAACTATGAATATAATGACTGCCAAAAAACTTAGcaaatgaataaatagattatGAGATGCTTCAAACAACCACAGATATAAGTATCAATACTTTAGTTCATATAGTAATTCCAAAACGGATGATTCCTCTAGCAAAATCAATAATCACTCACCTTTAGTTCGTATCGCCACCGCCACCTTTTCTGAGCTTCTTCTTCTGGAATCGGCTTGCCCACAAACGTACATACAATGATCTTTTGATTTCCCACATTTTTCTCTAATACTCCATTCTTATCTGCGCTTAGTTCTTTCTTGGAATTACGCATTTCAATTTGCACCGGTTTTTCACTCGAGCTTCCATTGGCACCCACTTTCAGTTGAATTTTTCTACACCTAAAGCACTTCTCATTAGTCAATTCTGAATCACGTTTATTCAAATCCATGTACTTAAAAACATCAGGTAATTCAATCAAATCAGACTTTGTCTCAGGAGAATTGCTTTCAATTGAAGCAAGAGTCTCCATCCCATCTTGTATCACAACTGTTGTTAATTTTAAGGAAGAGTTCTCAATGAACGGAGCTGTTTTCTTTAAGGAAGGAATGTCAGGCATGGAAAGCATCTCAAGTTTCAAGCTTCTACCAGAAACGTCCTCACTAAACCTCGGAGACGTCCCTAAACCACGTTTCACACTGCTGAATTCTGAAGCTACGGGACAATCAATCAAACTATACTCTTTAATTTGAGACTGTAAATCCCCAGTTCTCTTCGAACTTTTTTCCTCGTCCTTTGTCTCTTTTCCCACATTGACTAGAACATTCCTTGATTTTAAGCGCTTCTCTGCATAAGCACTTTTCTGCACTAAAGGTGGCTCAATACTAACAGCGGGATTTAACCTAGGAGACTTCCTATGGTTTCTGTCCAAAGATCTGTTTTTCAAACTCCGGGGAGATTCAATTAAAGGGTATTTTGTTTTTCGAGATCTCAAGCTCTTCTCGTTCATACTGAAACCATCGccattttttttcttgaaaCCACTTTTCTCCACAATATCTTTCTCATTCCCCACATGCATTACCAAAGTTCTTGATCTTAAGCACTTGGTACGCAAATTAACTTCACTCAAAGACCCTGAACCAGGCTCAGGCAATGCCAGCAATTCACACTTTGAAGTCCCCTTTTTACACGCACTCAATCTCCATGTACCCCGATCATCAAAACCCActctccccttcttcaaaactGGACCCGCGTCAGCTTCCTTACCCATAGAACGACACCTTTTCACAATCTTCACATTCCCCGAGGTAAAAGCCGAGGGGACtgaagatgaagaagaagaaaatctAGAAGACCTTCTCAATTGGGATAAATCAACAACCTTGACATTCCCCGAGGTCAAAGCCGGGAGtgaagatgaagaagaagaaaatctAGGAGACTTTCTCAATTGAGATAAATCCAAAGAATTTGGCCTCCTGCTTCTGCTTCTCTCTTCAATTGGCGATCTGTACTTATTGGTAGTAAATCTTGACGATCTGCGAAGAGAATTATCCCCTTCCAGATAAGGAACGAGGAATCCCAAAGGCTGTGGATCGATAACATGCAATGACAGAGCCCATATAGCTGCTGCATTTGCATCTGGTGTGGATCCCGGCTTGGATATGAATTTAGTTGAAGAAGACACGGAAGAAAGTCTTGGAGATTTCCTTGATGGGAACTTGTAATGTAatgcttcttttctttccatcATCGGCACCGCCGCCCGCGGAGCGTGAAGCTGAGGCCGTGGGGTTGCGGGAGCGCGAGGATTCAGATTGGATCTCAGGAGTCGGGAGACCGGAGAATCTGAACTGCTTCTCCACTTGCTATTATTATTTGAGACAGCTTCTCCAGTTATTAACACAATAACACAACGCATATGCGTATTGAAAGTACTAGAATACCCTTGTTGTTTgaattagtttttttaaaaataacatatttatTTAGATAAATAATCTTCTTTCATATATTATACTTATAACTACAATATTTAATACATtttaaaaattcgaaaattcacatattatatttataaatcatatatttatattattaaattatacttatccaaataataaataaaactgTAAAATATATTGTAAATCAACTAGATTATATGATCGTGACGTGCTCCCTCACTAATTCATGTTATGCAATTTATTTTCTTCATCTCTTCACAAGACTCGCGCTCAAGCTTGAGAATCCCAATAGAAGAAACTATCCATGTTGAAGTGTACCCAATTGGTGCAAAAAAAAACATTCCTTGTTCTAATTCACTTATTTAATCTTTAATCGAAAGCAAAAACAAAGTAGAGAAAATTATATGTGAAATAAGTTAGCCCTTTTCTATCCCCAAATCGACCCCAAAAGCttcagattttatatttaaaaaagcaTAAACTGGTTATTGATGACAAATGCTGGGATCCAATGATCAATCATAATTGTAATTGGTCAACATCATTGATTCAAATAGCAATTTTAGACAGATTCAAAAAACTGGGGTTTTGAAACAAGAAAGTCAATGATGGTGATCCGACATTAAATGCATTTTTCAAAATTAGGCACGATTTAGACAATTAAGGTATCAATAATTTATATCAATTCCATCAAATTTGGTGTTTCAAAAATGGAAGTGTACTGTGGTACGAATAAATAATAATCCAGCACAACGTATAAAATGAACGTATATGGCTAACTCTCTCGTTAGCCTCTAATGAATAAACAATAATACTAGGGACTCGAACTGATAAAACTTGATAAAACTAATAATTAAGATTTAAAactaagttaataatttaataatataacacaataaaaatgatatttatactattttatctttttttttactttcaaataaaatattgtgGTAAAAGAAATAAACACTCTAATAAAAGACTAATATAaagaataattaaaaatatcataagttttctttgtaagaataataattttgaagatAGCTGAAATATAATGAATGACGACTTCTTTAATTGAATATGttgtttataaattattataatcTTAGGTAAATATTATAGTAAACAGTTTAGGCGGTGCAGTGCAATTCGCTTCAGACGGTTATCTCtactattttattatatttgagACATCTATAAAAACTGCTCAACGGAGGACACCAACTTTTATTCCCTTTTTACCCCTTCTCACTCTGCGTCTTCCACCTGCTCGGCACTCATTCCACGTCTCAGAGGAAATGCTTGAAAGAAAACTGATTTATGCTTTGTTTCTTTGTAAAAATTTTGAGCCCTTGAAAAACATACATTTCCAAAACTCTCACTCCCAAATACAGTAACACCACGCTCCCACTCTCTCGACTCTAACTTCCATTTATAATTTATTCATCCGCTTTTTTTCCATCTCACATTTCGTCGTGTAAAAATCACttgaaagcaaaaaaaaaagaagagagaaaatAGAACAAAATATCTTGAAGATCGGTTGCATATATCATACGCGGCCGGAAAAGCGATTAAGTTTTATTCTCTTCTTTTATTTGACATATTCTTTTCAAAGTCAAAAAGTACCTTCCAATAGATTATTTCTTCCTCGATTTATTTTCTCTCTTATCCTTCTCCATTGAAAAACATCTTCTTTAAATTCAAGGATCGAGTGTGCGGTTATCAGCAAGAGCGGTTCGATCATTGCTGCTATGTTATCTTGCAATTTTTTTGTCGTTTTACGTGgaaaataaatcctaaaacctaaattcatttttcttcttggaatttttttaatcatttaatgattgatcaaacaacatttcaaaTGTATAATATTATGTTACACATGCAACGCGTATACCTCGATcgctatttaataaaaaaaaattgatcacctctcaataatacatacaactaaatatttgataaatcaagcactacaaaCATGATTAGGGGAGTACAAAAACGTGGGATAACTAAATAGTAGACTGGATGTCTACACGATATTAGGCACCATTcaatttaaataagaaattgaTTAATATTCTTCCCAAAACAATTAATAccatgcaatatttgtggagaGCAAACCTAAAATAACATCGAAGACATCAAGAAACCGTACCTCCTTTTCTAGTAGGAGCATCGGATTGCCCTTTTTTGATGCTTTCCAGTTTTgaatgagtctcatgtgagactgtctcacgaatcataatctATGAGACAAGTCAaccatatccatattcacaataaaaagtaatactgttagcataaaaagtgatactttttcatgggtgacccaaataagagatccatctcacaaataagactcgtgagacagtctcacacaaatttttgcctataGTTTTGTTCTTTTTTTCTCCCACGAgaattttaaaagagtttttATTGGAAAAGTACCGGACCAGATTaatggtttttattttattttcttagtTTAGAAagaatttaaagaaaatttttgaaaataaaattcatgttaGATTTTGTTTGATGTCAAATCATAtcctaaatttttaaataaaactattttaaaattttattgtgATACATTTTTTGTTAGAATATAATATATTCGTATAATATTTTTGGGAAATAACGAAAAAGTGAACTAAAACCAATGATCACGAAGTAGGAAAATGGGTTTTTGGGAAAAAgcttatatataaattataatattcaattttattttgaatagaaggaaaaaataaaaaaaaatagagccTTACTTTTTCTTATGAAGAATCATTATGAAAAATCAACTATATAAATATTACCACAATTCTTTTAATTAGTAACGAAGTTGACATCAACCACttaaaattgttaaaaacaATTACATTTATAAGCAACTTATTAAAtaaaccaaaaaaataaaacgAAAACTTAACGAAAATAACCATCCAAAAGAAGAACAGAGAAAAAAAAGCAGCAGCAAAGCTCAAACTTCGACCTTCCTTTGAGTTGGATCCTCCATTGTAGCTGATCCTTTCGTATAATCACTGCCATCTTCATGTTTATGAAGTGGTGAAGAATTCTCACTTCGGATCACATGTCCTGCAGCTTTGGCTCCTCTGAAACTGCTTATGTTTCCAAATATTACAATGATCATTCCAATAATTCCAGCACAAAATGACACTCCAAATGTTTTTCCAATGCTTCCAGGCAGGACTGTTGCTAACGCGAATCCTGCGCAAGCTCCGAGAGCTCGAGCCCACGAGAACCACACCGAAAACGCGCCTTCTTTGCCTACCGGTGAGCAGTCCAGCCACAGAACTCTTCCGAATGCGTGCAGCAGACCTGTTAAACTTGCAGTGAGTTTGGTGCCATTGGAAGACACGTGATTCTTGAAGTATATGTTTAGTTTTTTCCGTAAATTACTACAATCCCGCCTTGACTTCAAAAACAAGCAGTTATGGAGTGACTTACAGCAATAACTATAAGAATCGCTAACAACTTTTGAATTCGACCTTTAATCTGGGCCTCATACATTAAGTTGGTGGCTTATTGAGAATTGATGTGAATGAGTGGAGAGAAGACTACCATTGTAATTGTGGAGATAATATGGCCTATGCTCACATCTGCCGCAGACTAATAAGTGATAGAAAGCTTTTCATGATAGGGCACTATGTTGGCTTCTCAAGGGATGTGTGATGGTATGATCTAATCTCAGTTCCACAATCAATTTTGGAGTGGTTTATAAGATTGAATTTTTTCTACCAAATACATTAAAAGTTGGATTTGAACAATGCCATCGAATTAATGAACTGGTCATGTTTTTTGGCACTTTAATAGCCTCCATCCGGGGTGGACCTAGCAAGAGGTGCAGAGTCTGTGTTCTTTATTTAACTTCTTGAATCACAGAGAGCAGACAGGGAGGCATGCTGCggtgttttttttaattaattttccaGTAAGCGTGTTTGGCTGTATATAGCTAAGTTATAGATATAACAAGATGCATAAGAACAAACCTGCTGAACTTCCTTGGATAGCAGCAAAAACAAGAATGCTGCCTGTGCTCCAAATGCTCGTCTTATAATAGAATCCAAACCCTGAAGTGAATGTCGACAATATGAACCCAAGAAGCTGCATTTTCTCAGCATCTGCCCTCATGATTTGCTGTAGTGGATGTGCCAACGGGAGAGACAACAAAGGGCACACGAAATATGCTAACCAAAGATACAAAATATTCTCAGCTTTTATGCATAGATACCCTATTGCATAAAGCAACCCTCCGGCAAAAACGCACGTTGTGGTGAaagatgagagaaaaactcCTGCAAGACTCCCTGCTGCTTGAGGATACTTGAAAATCGATACAACGTGGATCAGGGGATTTGAATCCGATAGTGAATCAGTGTAACTTGAAGTAGCTCTATTTGTGCTGAAAATGTGGATCATTCCTACACCCCATTTGAGGCCACTGAAAATCGAGACAACCCACAAAGCAGTGAAGTGATCAGATTGGCTAAGCATGTGATATGTGAAAGAAGCCATTATGGCTGCTCCTAAGCATCCTGCTGCGGTGGAGTATAAAGATAGCCAGCTTCCAAATGATCTTCTGTCGGCAAACTGGCGTTTACGGATGGTGGAGCCGGTGAATCCGCGGATCATTAGGCCGAGGTGACGAGCATGGGTGGCTCCTACGATGGTGCTTGCTGCAACGATGGCAGCAATGTATGGTGGAAAGATCCAGGACTTTTTGAAGAATCCAGCTGGGAGGCAGAAAAGAGCTCCGATGCCTGTGCATAGAGACAGATCCAGAAATTATCAATATTAAACATGGCATCAAACAAATAGTTTTGCATGATGGGATTGCTATAAGAAGATTCAGGAAATTCAGTGTggtaaaatttatttcaaattaaaatttttctttaagagAGGCTTGCCTGTGGCTGCCCCTGCTATTAGCTGTTGGTTGTGGCCATAGTCAAGATTTACTGAAACAAGGCCAAGAATTGGTGCTGAGAGAATGAGTCCTGTAATCCAAGAAATTGAAGTCCATTGGAGTGGGGAGAAATTCAGGCTACCAACTTCAACTGCCCGGTATACCAACCCTTCATATCTGTAATTTAAGATATGAAAATTAGTGTTTCTGTTTGCACAAGAGTCTCTCTCGGTAAACCGAACACTAagcaaaaacataaaacacctCAAACCGGCCAGAAACATCAAGGATCACAGAACATGTGTAGTTTGAATGTTTTTTCTTGGAGTCCTTGAAAATAAATCAATCATTACAGACTCCCAAGATCCAAAAGTAACACAGATGATTAGCACCATTTTTCGAAAAGTTTATTTGCCTGTTCTCTCCTcaaattcttgaaacaaactCGGAAAGTTAACTACTTTATATAACTTACAGTTGCATTTCCGTCTGCTTGCACTTCAAACCCTTATGGCTCTTCAACCAACCTTGATCCGGCTCAGGTGCGCCAGGCACCGTTTGGCTGATGATCAGCGGGAACACAATAGGAATCAGTACGGTATGAACAAAATATGAGCACAATCCATACAAATACCAAATAAGAATTTCTCCCCTAGTTGGCTTCTCTTCTATTCCTCCATACGCTTTATACATATCTGCACCTCTCTGAATTTTCATTCCCACGTTCTGAACATCCGGTGTAGCCATATCTTCCTCGAAGTCTTTCGACCTTTCTTGAATCTGAGGGCTGCTTTCCGCCATTCTCTCACTCTGAAGCTCAAGTCTCTAAGGGATCCACAATGGAGACATCACTGCATCAAAGGGTGTCCTTAAAAACGGTTTAACAGTTGTTCAGGGTGAACAGCTGGGTGTGAAACTTTCGAGACCACGAAAGACATCGATTTAATCACTTGATTTTTATACCTATATGAACAAAGAATATTAGAATCATTCTCCTTGTGTGACTAAGTCCCGGTATTGTCTGTTGGCAGAAATATTATCACCATAAAAAACCACATTTGTCCGATATGATTCAAGCACATATAATATTCAAGAACAGTCGAGTCAATCAAGAACCACTGAAGAcaaaaaaatgcaaaaacacacacacatacggGTGTGTGTTGGGAAAATTACAGGCCTTTGAAAGCTTCACCGTTGCCTACCAAAAGATTCTGTGCAGGAG from Primulina eburnea isolate SZY01 chromosome 6, ASM2296580v1, whole genome shotgun sequence encodes:
- the LOC140834520 gene encoding DNA (cytosine-5)-methyltransferase 1-like, which encodes MMERKEALHYKFPSRKSPRLSSVSSSTKFISKPGSTPDANAAAIWALSLHVIDPQPLGFLVPYLEGDNSLRRSSRFTTNKYRSPIEERSRSRRPNSLDLSQLRKSPRFSSSSSSLPALTSGNVKVVDLSQLRRSSRFSSSSSSVPSAFTSGNVKIVKRCRSMGKEADAGPVLKKGRVGFDDRGTWRLSACKKGTSKCELLALPEPGSGSLSEVNLRTKCLRSRTLVMHVGNEKDIVEKSGFKKKNGDGFSMNEKSLRSRKTKYPLIESPRSLKNRSLDRNHRKSPRLNPAVSIEPPLVQKSAYAEKRLKSRNVLVNVGKETKDEEKSSKRTGDLQSQIKEYSLIDCPVASEFSSVKRGLGTSPRFSEDVSGRSLKLEMLSMPDIPSLKKTAPFIENSSLKLTTVVIQDGMETLASIESNSPETKSDLIELPDVFKYMDLNKRDSELTNEKCFRCRKIQLKVGANGSSSEKPVQIEMRNSKKELSADKNGVLEKNVGNQKIIVCTFVGKPIPEEEAQKRWRWRYELKSQQRGREGWKLNSGEEDEIILNVDCHYAQAKVGSTILNIGDCVYVKGEGEKKHVGRILEFFKTTEGEEYFRVQWFYRAEDTVLKNASSSHDKRRLFYSTVMNDNILDCIISKVNVVKIPPTQCLKSNPIRSAAFYYDMEYCVDYSSFRNLVTETENHDSCSLRSTCLDDKPITLTPFEVLPSFQSSKPQLALLDLYSGCGGMSTGLCVGAKLSGVNLVTKWAVDSNESACDSLKLNHPETQVRNESTDNFLELLRRWELLCKQYVCDIERKLKCELDELVEAEGNGNQCDEEVSSDEYEVSNLVDICYGDPSENGKCGLHLKVRWKGYDSDEDTWEPIEGLSNCREQIQEFVRNGFKSKILPLPGDVDVICGGPPCQGISGYNRYRNFDSPLDDERNRQIVVFMDIVKFLKPKYVLMENVVDIIRFNNGSLGRYALSRLVDMKYQARLGTIASGCYGLPQFRLRVFIWGANPNEKLPQFPLPTHDVVVRYWPPIEFERNVVAYDEGQHPCLEDAIVLRDSISDLPAVTNDENREEMAYLNPPETEFQRYIRLTKQEMTGLVSATDSEEKSFVLYDHRPSQLCKHDYLRVCQVPHRKGANFRDLPGLIIGRDNVVCRDPTIDPVMLPTGRPLIPDCAISFEQGKSKKPYARLWWDETVSTIVTFPYVRCMAILHPEQDRVLTLRECARLQGFPDFYKFCGTIKERYCQIGNAVSVPVARALGYALGTAYHKVSGDEPLMTLPPKFFSLQPSVDDELVILGS
- the LOC140834522 gene encoding uncharacterized protein, translating into MAESSPQIQERSKDFEEDMATPDVQNVGMKIQRGADMYKAYGGIEEKPTRGEILIWYLYGLCSYFVHTVLIPIVFPLIISQTVPGAPEPDQGWLKSHKGLKCKQTEMQLYEGLVYRAVEVGSLNFSPLQWTSISWITGLILSAPILGLVSVNLDYGHNQQLIAGAATGIGALFCLPAGFFKKSWIFPPYIAAIVAASTIVGATHARHLGLMIRGFTGSTIRKRQFADRRSFGSWLSLYSTAAGCLGAAIMASFTYHMLSQSDHFTALWVVSIFSGLKWGVGMIHIFSTNRATSSYTDSLSDSNPLIHVVSIFKYPQAAGSLAGVFLSSFTTTCVFAGGLLYAIGYLCIKAENILYLWLAYFVCPLLSLPLAHPLQQIMRADAEKMQLLGFILSTFTSGFGFYYKTSIWSTGSILVFAAIQGSSAGLLHAFGRVLWLDCSPVGKEGAFSVWFSWARALGACAGFALATVLPGSIGKTFGVSFCAGIIGMIIVIFGNISSFRGAKAAGHVIRSENSSPLHKHEDGSDYTKGSATMEDPTQRKVEV